The following DNA comes from Kaistia sp. 32K.
CCCGCTCGATCATCGCCGTCCTCGTCTTCATGGCGGCGGCCATCGTCACCGTCTTCATCGTGAGGCATGGCCCATGAATCAACGGTCCACAACCCATCGTCCCATTCTCTTTCACGCCGGCGCGCTCGCGGCCGGGCTGCTGTTCGGCATGGGACTGGCGATCTCGCGCATGATCGACCCTGCCAAGGTGCAGGCGTTCCTCGACATCGCGGCGATCCGGACGGGCGGCTGGGATCCGAGTCTCGCCTTCGTGCTCGGCGCCGCCGTGCTCGTCAACATGGGCGCGCTCAGGATCGCCCACCGGCGCCGGCAGCCCCTCGCCGCCACCGTCTATTCGCCGCCCGGCGCGAAGGCCGTGGACTGGCAGCTCATCACCGGATCCGCGCTGTTCGGCGTCGGCTGGGGGCTTTCGGGCCTCTGCCCCGGCCCGGCGATCGCCGATATCGCTTTCTCGCTGCCCGAAATTCTGATCTTTCTCGTCGCCATGGCGGTGGGCTGGGGCGGCGTGTACATGACACGGCGGCTCGGCGCGCCCGCCGACAGCAAAACGCAGGCCTCACCATGACCGAACCCATTCGCGATGTCGCCGTCGTCGGCGCAGGCCCCGCCGGACTGGTCGCCGCGCTTCTGGCGCGTTCGCACGGGGCTTCCGTGACGCTGGTGGCGCCCAAGGCGCCGCCGCGCGACGAGCGCACCGTCGCCATGCTCGGCGCTTCGGTCGAAATCCTGCAGCAGGCCGGCGTCTGGCCGGCGCTCGCCGACAAGGCGGCGCCGCTGCGCACGATGCGAATCGTCGACGGAACCCGTCGCCTGATCCGCGCCCCGCTGGTCGAGTTCCACGCCCATGAGGTCGGCCGCGAGGCGTTCGGCTACAACATCCCGAACGCCGTGCTGGTCGAGGCGCTCGACGCGGCGCTGGAAGAGGCAGGGGTCGAGCGCGTCACGGCCTTCGCCTCCGACATCCGCCCGGCGGACGATTTCGTCACCATCGACACGCCGGACCAGGGCTCGATCCGGGCCAAGCTTGTCGGCGCCGCCGACGGAAGACGCTCGCGCGCCCGCGACGCCGCCAACCTTTCCGTGCGCAGCTGGTCCTATCCGCAGGCGGCGCTGGTCGCCAACATCAGCCACAGCCTGCCGCATGACGACGTCTCGACGGAATTCCACACCGAGACCGGCCCCTTCACCATCGTCCCCATGCCGGGGCTGCACTCGGCCATCGTCTGCGTCGAGAGCCCGGCCGAGGCCGAGCGGCTGTCGAAGCTCGACGACGATCAGCTGGCGGCCGAATTCGAGCGGCGCGCCCATTCGATCCTCGGCAAGATTACGCTGCGCGGTCCGCGCCAGGTCTTCCCGCTGTCGGGCCAGACGGCGCGGCATTTCGCAGCCCGCCGGATCGCGCTGATCGGCGAGGCGGCGCATGTCTTCCCGCCGATCGGCGCGCAGGGCCTCAATCTGGGCCTCCGCGACGCGGCGGCGTTCGCCGCGATCGTCCGCGATCATGCCGCGGATCCGGGCAGCGCCTCGGCCATGGCCGCTTATGACCGGGCCCGCGCCGGCGATATCCTATCGCGGACCACGGCCGTCGACGCGCTCAACCGGACGCTGCTGACGGATTTCCTGCCGATCCAGGCATTGCGCGGGATCGGCCTCTATGCGATCGACCGGGTGCCGATGCTGAAACGCGTCGTGATGCGCCAGGGTCTCGCGCCACGGGTTTGACAGAAAGCCGGCGCAGACTCGCTGGTGTTACGGGTGACGCGGGCGTGGCAGCGTGGCTTCTGCCCCCGCAGAGAGGGCACAGACCATGGTTCAGCCGCGCATAGCAAAATTCCAGATCGGGCAGATCGTCCGCCACCGGACGCATCCGTTCCGGGGCGTGGTTTTCGATGTGGACCCCGTCTTCGACAATACCGAGGAATGGTGGGACGCGATCCCGGCCGATGCCAGGCCGTCGAAGGATCAGCCGTTCTATCACCTGCTCGCCGAGAATTCGGAGACGGAATACGTCGCCTATGTCTCGGAGCAGAACCTCCTCGCCGACGACAGCGAGGAGCCGCTTCGCCATCCGAAGCTGCGCGAGCACTTCAAAGAGCGGCGCGGGCAGGTCTACGTGTCGACGAAGGTCGGCGGCCTGAACTAGCGCCGGATCCCGTCCGCCGCATCCTTCCCTAACTTCCCTCTCGAGGGGAGGTCGAAACGCGCACTCGCGTTTTCGGGAGAGGTCCGCCTCGCCCGGCCGGCGATCCCCCGACGAAGAACCCTCACCCAACCCTCTCCCGCAAGCGGGCGAGGGCTTAGCGCGGCGCGCTTCATCGATCTCCTATGCAACCGACAGACGCCGACGATCCCCCTCTCCCGCTCGCGGGAGAGGGTTGGGGTGAGGGTCTGCCTGCAGTTCGGCCAAAGCCCGCGCGGCATTCCCTGGACCCTCCTTCGAGGCCCGGCTTCGCCGGGCACCTCAGGATGATGGTCCAGTTCTGGAATGCCGTCCGGCATCAGCCGTTGACCCAAACGAAAAAGGGCGCGTCCGTGGACGCGCCCTTTTCATATTCGGGAAGCTGCGGCCTACTCGGCGCCGCGTTCCTTGTTCTGCTGCTCGATGAGCTTCTTGCGGTTCTCTTCGGCGTTCTTCTGCAGCTGATCCTGCAGCGCGTCGCGGCGCGCCTTGCCGGCGGCGCGGTCGAGACCCTCACCGTCGATCACCTTGGTGAAGCCGGCGAGCGAGAACGGGAACACCATCGGCTTGCCCTGCGGGTTCAGCGAGATGGCGGTGACCTTGTTGCCCTTCTTCATCGCAGCGATGAAGGAAGCGTCGACCTCGGCCTGGGCGTAGCAGACGCTCGGCTCGCAGACGACATACTTGAGCTCGGCCGGCTTGTTCTGGTCGACCTGGACGCGCAGGCCCGGCTGGATCAGCTGGCCGGTCAGGACGACGGCGGTCAGCGCGATCTTCGGCTCGCCCTCGAGCTGGCGGATCTGCAGCGAAGAGATGAACTGGTTCGTCTCGGCGCGGAGTTCCTGCGAGGTGATGCAGAGCTTCTTCTTGGACTGCGGATCCTGACCGCATTCCTTGACCCACGGCGAAACCGGAGGCTGAGCGGCGGCGGCAGCGGCCGGAGCCTTCGCCGCATCGGCGGGCGCCGCCGCGTCCTGGGCGTAGGCGACCGGCGCAGACAGAGCCATGGCCAGCGCGACGGCAGCCAGATGCGGCACCCGAACCAGACCAGAATTCCAACGATGCGACATCGAGCGTGTCCTTGCGTTTATCTCAAACCCTGCGCTTCGGTGACCGACGGTTAACCTGCGTTGTCGCAGGCTGGCCGCGCGCCGAGGCTGGATGACCAGCAAATGAGGCGACACGGTGACGGAGACGCTGTGGCGCATCAATAGCCGGACACAGCAACGATTTCTAGCTGGCACAAGATTGCCCCAGTGGCCGTGCTACGGTTTTTTTCATCGATTCGTTGCCCGAGCCCCTTTCGGGAGGAGTTTTCTATGCCGATCGGCTTTTTCGGGCCCAGGTCCGCTCTCTTCGCCGCGTCCGCCCTCGCCGCGATATGCTTCGCCGGCATGGCAGCGGCCGAGCCGAGCCACGGGCTGGCGATGCATGGCCAGCCGCGGCTGCCGGCCGGCTACACCCACCTGCCCTATGCCGATCCCGATGCGCCGAAGGGCGGCAGAATCACCTACGCCTTCGTGGGCAGCTTCGACAGCCTCAACCCCTTCATCGTGAAGGGCGCCGAGACGACGGCGCGCGGCATCTGGGATGTCTCGCTCGGCAACAACGTGTTCGAGGCGCTTCTGGCGCGCAACCGCGACGAGGCCTTCTCGCTGTACGGTCTGCTCGCCGAGAGCGTGGAGGTCCCCGAAGACCGCAGCTCCATCACCTTCAACCTGAATCCGAAGGCGCATTTCTCCGACGGCGTGCCGGTGACGCAGGACGACGTGATCTTCTCGCTGGAGATCCTGCGCGAGAAGGGGCGGCCGAACTACCGGTCCTGGTATTCCAAGGTGAAGTCGACCGAGAAGATCGGCGAACACGGCGTCAAAATGAACTTCGGCGACGGCGCGGATCGCGAGCTGCCGCTGCTGCTCGGCCTGATGCCGATCCTGCCCAAGCACGCCACCGACATCGAGAATTTCGACCGCTCGACCCTGAAGCCGCTGATCGGCAGCGGTCCCTACACGATGGGCGAGATCCGGCCCGGCCAGAGCTTCGAGCTGAAGCGCGATCCGAACTACTGGGGCAAGGACCTGCCGATCAAGCGCGGCTTCGACAATTTCGACACGATCCGGATCGACTACTACCGCGACCGCAACGCCATGTTCGAGGCGTTCAAGAAGGGGCTCTACGACGTCAACGCCGAGGCCGACCCCGCCAACTGGCGCAACGGCTATAATTTCCCCGCCGTCACGGATGGCCGCGTCATCAAGGAAGGCGTCGAGACCGGCCTGCCCAAGGGCATGCTCGGCTTCGCCATGAACACGCGCCGGCCGGCCTTCCAGGATATCCGCGTCCGCAAGGCGCTCGCCTCGCTGTTCGATTTCGAATGGGTCGACCGCAACCTGTTCTTCGACGCCTACAAGCGCAACGCCAGCTATTTCGAAGGCTCGGAACTCTCCTCGATCGGCATACCGGCTTCCGACAAGGAAAAGGCGCTGCTGGCGCCCTTCCCCGACGCGGTCGAGCCGGATGTGCTGGACGGCAGCTATCGTCCCGCCGTCAGCGACGGTTCGGGCGGCGATCGCAAGCTGCTGCGCGCCGCGCTCGAGCTCCTGAAATCGGCCGGCTACGAGCTCAAGGGCAACACGCTCTTCAACGTCGAGACCGGCCAGCCGTTCACCTTCGAGCTGCTGCTCAAGGATCGCGAGCAGGAGCGCGTCGGCCTCGCCTTCGCCCGCACGCTGGCCCGCATCGGCATCAAGGCGTCGATCCGCACGGTCGATTCGGCGCAATACGAGCGGCGTGTCCAGGAATTCGATTTCGACATGATTCCGGCGTCATGGGTGGCGTCGCTCTCGCCCGGCAACGAGCAGAACTATCGCTGGTCCAGCGCCCAGGCCGAGGTGCCCGGCTCGTACAATTATGTCGGCGCCAAGAGCCCGGCGATCGACGCGATGCTGAAGGCGATCCTCGCCGCCGAGGAGCGCACGGATTTCATCGAGACGGTGCGGGCGCTCGACCGCGTGCTGATCTCGCAATATTACGTCGTGCCGCTCTACTACCTGCCGGAACAATGGGTCGCCCGCTGGTCGCGCGTCGGCCATCCGGACAAGCAGTCGGTCAGCGGCTACACCTACCCGACCTGGTACGCGACGCCGGCGAAGTGACGACCGAAAGACGCTCGTTCCCGCCGTGACGGGAGCGAGTGCCCACATCAGCGGCGCTCCCGTCTCGCCCCCCTCCGCCATCATCCCGGACGCAGCGAAGCGGAGATCCGGGATCCATCCATCGGCAGCGCGAGACCGTTGGCGGCCTGGCGCGGCGGAACCGACCCCTTGCTGCAGAATATGCGGAATTACCGCCGAGCCATGAAGGCCCGGCGTCTGCCTCGCCGATGCATGGATCCCTGCTTTCGCAGGGATGACGGCGGAGGGTGTGGCGGCCTTCCATGCCTCAAAAGCGCGGCAAAATCTCCTTCACCTCTCCCTGAGGGCGAGCTCGGAGCGAAGCTTCGGTGAGGGTTTAGGGAACCATCCGGAGAGGGCGTAAACCCTCACCCGCCGGCCTGCGGCCGTCGACCTCTCCCTCAGGGAGAGGTGAGAATCCGCATCTCACGCAGCGCCCCGTCCCGACACCCTGCGCCGTCATCCCGGACGCAGCGAAGCGGAGATCCGGGATCCATCCATCGGCAGCGCGAGACCGTTGGCGGCTTGACGCGGCAGTATCCAAGACGGCGAAGGCAGCGCATCACGCCGCCTTCTTGTTGGCCTCTTCCGCCATGCGGGCGAGCTGGGTCAGGATCACCGCCGTGCCCTTCAGGCGCTGCTCGGGCTTCTCCCAGTCGCGGATCAGCACGATCTTCTGGTCGGGCCGGACCTTGGCCAGGCTGCCCTGCTCGCCGATGTAGCGGATCAGGCCGGCCGGGTTGGCGAAGGTGGAGTTGCGGAAGGCGATGACGATGCCCTTCGGGCCGGCGTCGACCTTCTCGACATTCGCCTTGCGGCAGAGCGCCTTGATGTAGACGATCTTCAAAAGGTGCTCGACCTCGTCCGGCAGCGGGCCAAAGCGATCAATGAGCTCCGCGCCGAAACCGTCGATCTGCTCCGGCTCGTCGAGATCGCCGAGGCGGCGATAGAGCGACAGGCGGAGCTGCAGGTCCGGCACATAGGTTTCCGGCAGCATGACCGGCGTGCCGACCGTGATCTGCGGCGACCAGCGGCCATCGGCCTCGTGCTCCTCGGCGCCGCCATCGCGCAGTGCGGCCACTGCCTCCTCCAGCATCTGCTGGTAGAGCTCGAAGCCGACTTCCTTGATGTGGCCCGACTGTTCCTCGCCGAGCAGGTTGCCGGCGCCGCGGATGTCGAGGTCGTGGCTCGCGAGCTGGAAGCCGGCGCCGAGCGTATCGAGCGACTGCAGCACCTTGAGCCGGCGATCCGCCATCGCCGTCAGCCGCTTCTCGGCCGGCACGGTGAACAGCGCATAGGCGCGCGTCTTCGAGCGGCCGACGCGACCGCGCAGCTGGTAGAGCTGCGCCAGGCCGAACATGTCGGCGCGGTGCACGATCAGCGTGTTGGCGGTCGGGATATCGAGGCCGGATTCGACGATCGTCGTCGAGAGCAGCACATCATAGGCGCCCTCGTAGAAGGCCGTCATGATGTCCTCGAGCTCGGTCGGCGGCATCTGGCCATGCGCGATCGCGACCTTCACCTCCGGCACGAATTTTTCCAGGAATTCCTTGCGGTCGGCGAGGTCCGAGAGCCGCGGGCAGACATAGAAACTCTGGCCGCCGCGATAGCGTTCGCGCAGCAGCGCCTCGCGCACGACGAGCGCGTCGAAGGGCGAGATGAAGGTGCGCACCGCCATGCGGTCGACCGGCGGCGTGGTGATCAGCGACAGCTCGCGCACGCCCGTCAGCGCCAGTTGCAGCGTGCGCGGGATCGGCGTCGCCGAGAGCGTCAGCACATGCACGTCGGCGCGCAGTTCCTTGAGCCGCTCCTTGTGCTTGACGCCGAAATGCTGCTCCTCGTCGATGATCAGCAGGCCGAGATCTTTGAACTCGATGCCCTTGCCGAGCAGCGCATGCGTGCCGACGACGATGTCGACCTGGCCTTCCTTGATGCCCTTCTTGGTCTCGGCCAGATCCTTGGTCGAGACGAGGCGCGAGGCCTGCTCGACGCGGATCGGGAAACCGGCGAAGCGGTTCGAGAAAGTCCGGAAATGCTGGCGCGACAGCAGCGTCGTCGGCACGACGACTGCGACCTGCTTGCCGCTCATCACCGCGACGAAGGCGGCGCGCAGCGCCACTTCCGTCTTGCCGAAGCCGACGTCGCCGCAGATCAGGCGGTCCATCGGCGTGCCGGCGCCGAGATCGGAGATAACAGCCTCGATCGCGGCCAGCTGGTCTTCCGTCTCCTCATAGGGGAAGCGGGCGGCGAACTCGTCATAGAGGCCGTCGGCCGGCGCCAAGGGCTCGGCATGGCGCATGGCGCGCGCCGCCGCGACCTTGATCAGCTGCCCCGCCATGTCGCGGATGCGCTGCTTCAGCTTCGCCTTGCGCGCCTGCCAGGCGACGCCGCCGAGCTTGTCGAGCGTCGCCTCGGCATCTTCCGATCCATAGCGCGACAGCAGCTCGATGTTCTCGACCGGCAGATAGAGCCGGTCGCCGCCGTGATAGAGGATCTCCAGGCAGTCATGCGGCGCACCGGCCGCCGTGATCGTCTTCAGCCCGCTGAACCGACCGATGCCGTGATCGACATGGACGACGATGTCGCCCTCGGAGAGGCCCGTCACCTCGCTCAGGAAGTCGGAGGCGCGCTTGGAGCGCTTGCGCGGGCGGACGAGGCGATCGCCCAGAATGTCCTGCTCGCCGATGACAACCATGTCGGGCGTTTCGAAGCCCGCCTCGAGGCCGAGCACGCCAAGGCCGACGACGCCCTTGGCGAGCTTCTCCGTGCCCGTCCAGTCCTCGATCCGCTCGACCCGCTTCAGGCCGTGATCGTCGAGCACCTGCGCCAGGCGATCGCGCGCGCCGTCGCTCCAGGAGGCGATGACGACGCGCTTCTTCTCGCGTAGGCCGGCGATATGGTTGATGACCGCGTCGAAGACGTTGACGTCGCCGGCGGTGCGCTCGGCCGCGAAGGTGCGCCCGTGCCGGCCGCCGAGATCGACCACCATGGTGTCGTCGGGCTCGGCGAAGGGCGTCATCCGCAGCAGCGGCGCCAGCTTCTCGCGGGCCTTCCACTCGACCTGCGTCAGATAGAGCTCGCCGGG
Coding sequences within:
- a CDS encoding invasion associated locus B family protein is translated as MSHRWNSGLVRVPHLAAVALAMALSAPVAYAQDAAAPADAAKAPAAAAAAQPPVSPWVKECGQDPQSKKKLCITSQELRAETNQFISSLQIRQLEGEPKIALTAVVLTGQLIQPGLRVQVDQNKPAELKYVVCEPSVCYAQAEVDASFIAAMKKGNKVTAISLNPQGKPMVFPFSLAGFTKVIDGEGLDRAAGKARRDALQDQLQKNAEENRKKLIEQQNKERGAE
- a CDS encoding extracellular solute-binding protein yields the protein MPIGFFGPRSALFAASALAAICFAGMAAAEPSHGLAMHGQPRLPAGYTHLPYADPDAPKGGRITYAFVGSFDSLNPFIVKGAETTARGIWDVSLGNNVFEALLARNRDEAFSLYGLLAESVEVPEDRSSITFNLNPKAHFSDGVPVTQDDVIFSLEILREKGRPNYRSWYSKVKSTEKIGEHGVKMNFGDGADRELPLLLGLMPILPKHATDIENFDRSTLKPLIGSGPYTMGEIRPGQSFELKRDPNYWGKDLPIKRGFDNFDTIRIDYYRDRNAMFEAFKKGLYDVNAEADPANWRNGYNFPAVTDGRVIKEGVETGLPKGMLGFAMNTRRPAFQDIRVRKALASLFDFEWVDRNLFFDAYKRNASYFEGSELSSIGIPASDKEKALLAPFPDAVEPDVLDGSYRPAVSDGSGGDRKLLRAALELLKSAGYELKGNTLFNVETGQPFTFELLLKDREQERVGLAFARTLARIGIKASIRTVDSAQYERRVQEFDFDMIPASWVASLSPGNEQNYRWSSAQAEVPGSYNYVGAKSPAIDAMLKAILAAEERTDFIETVRALDRVLISQYYVVPLYYLPEQWVARWSRVGHPDKQSVSGYTYPTWYATPAK
- a CDS encoding DUF6691 family protein, whose translation is MNQRSTTHRPILFHAGALAAGLLFGMGLAISRMIDPAKVQAFLDIAAIRTGGWDPSLAFVLGAAVLVNMGALRIAHRRRQPLAATVYSPPGAKAVDWQLITGSALFGVGWGLSGLCPGPAIADIAFSLPEILIFLVAMAVGWGGVYMTRRLGAPADSKTQASP
- a CDS encoding UbiH/UbiF family hydroxylase encodes the protein MTEPIRDVAVVGAGPAGLVAALLARSHGASVTLVAPKAPPRDERTVAMLGASVEILQQAGVWPALADKAAPLRTMRIVDGTRRLIRAPLVEFHAHEVGREAFGYNIPNAVLVEALDAALEEAGVERVTAFASDIRPADDFVTIDTPDQGSIRAKLVGAADGRRSRARDAANLSVRSWSYPQAALVANISHSLPHDDVSTEFHTETGPFTIVPMPGLHSAIVCVESPAEAERLSKLDDDQLAAEFERRAHSILGKITLRGPRQVFPLSGQTARHFAARRIALIGEAAHVFPPIGAQGLNLGLRDAAAFAAIVRDHAADPGSASAMAAYDRARAGDILSRTTAVDALNRTLLTDFLPIQALRGIGLYAIDRVPMLKRVVMRQGLAPRV
- the mfd gene encoding transcription-repair coupling factor; the encoded protein is MVQFKYIFGRPSTVLSGVPDGFDGKVVADIATLAAREDLPYVLVIARDGNRMADLEQAMRFFSPGTEVVAVPAWDCMPYDRVSPNTAVVARRMAALSYLAHHQPVKGRALVVLTTVNAAVQRLPRREQVARQSLSIASGNQLSMDKLTGWLEDNGFLRTSTVREAGEYAVRGGIIDLFAAGQEEPVRVDFFGDTVDSIRSFDVESQRTIAQRKRLDLVPMSELVLSPQAIAHFRERYVALFGATDREDLLYQSVSEGRRYTGVEHWMPLFVDGLDTLFDYVPGAPVVLDHLVEEAIAERFDDVVDHYDARKSAMGQGQGGVPYRPVPPGELYLTQVEWKAREKLAPLLRMTPFAEPDDTMVVDLGGRHGRTFAAERTAGDVNVFDAVINHIAGLREKKRVVIASWSDGARDRLAQVLDDHGLKRVERIEDWTGTEKLAKGVVGLGVLGLEAGFETPDMVVIGEQDILGDRLVRPRKRSKRASDFLSEVTGLSEGDIVVHVDHGIGRFSGLKTITAAGAPHDCLEILYHGGDRLYLPVENIELLSRYGSEDAEATLDKLGGVAWQARKAKLKQRIRDMAGQLIKVAAARAMRHAEPLAPADGLYDEFAARFPYEETEDQLAAIEAVISDLGAGTPMDRLICGDVGFGKTEVALRAAFVAVMSGKQVAVVVPTTLLSRQHFRTFSNRFAGFPIRVEQASRLVSTKDLAETKKGIKEGQVDIVVGTHALLGKGIEFKDLGLLIIDEEQHFGVKHKERLKELRADVHVLTLSATPIPRTLQLALTGVRELSLITTPPVDRMAVRTFISPFDALVVREALLRERYRGGQSFYVCPRLSDLADRKEFLEKFVPEVKVAIAHGQMPPTELEDIMTAFYEGAYDVLLSTTIVESGLDIPTANTLIVHRADMFGLAQLYQLRGRVGRSKTRAYALFTVPAEKRLTAMADRRLKVLQSLDTLGAGFQLASHDLDIRGAGNLLGEEQSGHIKEVGFELYQQMLEEAVAALRDGGAEEHEADGRWSPQITVGTPVMLPETYVPDLQLRLSLYRRLGDLDEPEQIDGFGAELIDRFGPLPDEVEHLLKIVYIKALCRKANVEKVDAGPKGIVIAFRNSTFANPAGLIRYIGEQGSLAKVRPDQKIVLIRDWEKPEQRLKGTAVILTQLARMAEEANKKAA
- the hspQ gene encoding heat shock protein HspQ, producing the protein MVQPRIAKFQIGQIVRHRTHPFRGVVFDVDPVFDNTEEWWDAIPADARPSKDQPFYHLLAENSETEYVAYVSEQNLLADDSEEPLRHPKLREHFKERRGQVYVSTKVGGLN